A region from the Brassica napus cultivar Da-Ae chromosome C8, Da-Ae, whole genome shotgun sequence genome encodes:
- the LOC106360550 gene encoding diacylglycerol O-acyltransferase 3-like, with product MEASGVVLRQIPCVSGSVTDGRYSGLRFSGNTRTTVGFRTRRFRGIMCNNEFADKGHMSYYSGTTRCGGEGKDKVKVMEKEKEKKKEMKKKAKVLKALSKNLNMFSSIGFGLDPEAGLVAEIQNKTISEATEILVKQLDQLKAEEKLLKKQRKEEKAKAKALKMMTEMDSESSSSSESSDSDCGKGKVVDMSSLRNNAKPVLEPLQPESSVATLPRNQQDSCKNTTGEALKLALLESAAATTAFPSVVNPGLPLKTVEAVPVVGLPLKRVEVCMGGKCKKSGGAVLLDEFQKAMTGIEGSAVGCKCMGKCRDGPNVRVVNETDAVMTDSVRTPSKTVCVGVGLQDVETIVTSFFGEEF from the exons atggaagCTTCCGGCGTCGTTCTCCGACAGATTCCGTGTGTTTCAGGCTCCGTCACCGACGGCCGTTACTCCGGTCTCCGATTTTCCGGCAACACGAGGACGACGGTCGGGTTTCGGACGAGGAGATTCAGAGGGATCATGTGTAATAACGAGTTTGCGGATAAAGGGCACATGAGTTACTATTCTGGGACGACGAGATGTGGCGGTGAGGGGAAGGATAAGGTGAAGGTtatggagaaggagaaggagaagaagaaggagatgaagaagaaagctAAGGTTCTTAAAGCTCTTTCGAAGAACTTGAACATGTTCTCAAGCATAGGGTTTGGTCTTGATCCAGAGGCCGGTTTGGTCGCTGAGATTCAAAACAAGACAATCTCG GAAGCAACAGAGATTCTGGTTAAGCAGCTGGATCAGTTGAAAGCAGAGGAGAAGCTtttgaagaaacagaggaaagaAGAGAAGGCAAAAGCTAAAGCGTTGAAGATGATGACTGAAATGGACTCtgaatcttcttcttcgtctgaATCAAGTGACAGTGATTGTGGCAAGGGGAAGGTTGTTGACATGAGCTCTTTGAGAAACAACGCTAAACCGGTTCTTGAGCCTTTACAACCAGAATCTAGCGTAGCAACCCTTCCTAGAAACCAACAAGATTCTTGCAAGAACACCACGGGTGAAGCATTGAAGCTCGCTCTGCTGGAATCAGCTGCTGCAACCACAGCCTTTCCCTCAGTTGTTAATCCTGGATTGCCATTGAAGACGGTGGAAGCAGTTCCTGTTGTTGGATTGCCGTTGAAGAGAGTAGAAGTCTGTATGGGAGGCAAATGCAAGAAATCAGGAGGAGCTGTGTTGTTGGATGAGTTTCAGAAGGCGATGACTGGTATTGAAGGATCCGCTGTGGGTTGCAAGTGCATGGGTAAGTGTAGAGATGGTCCGAACGTTAGAGTCGTTAACGAGACGGATGCTGTGATGACTGATTCAGTTAGAACGCCTTCCAAAACCGTTTGTGTAGGAGTTGGGTTGCAGGATGTGGAAACTATTGTCACAAGTTTTTTTGGTGAAGAATTTTAG